A DNA window from Bos javanicus breed banteng chromosome 10, ARS-OSU_banteng_1.0, whole genome shotgun sequence contains the following coding sequences:
- the LACTB gene encoding serine beta-lactamase-like protein LACTB, mitochondrial isoform X1, with the protein MYRLLSAVMARAATTGGCAWGCGRRAAHQRAGLPPLGPGWVGGLGLGLGLALGVKLAGGLRGASPAPPAAAPDPEALPQAEPLQAQEQPLAPWSPQTPAPPHARHFARAIDSSRDLLHRIKDEVGAPGIVVGVSVDGKEVWSEGLGYADVENRVPCKPETVMRIASISKSLTMVAIAKLWEAGKLDLDIPVQHYVPEFPEKEYEGEKVSVTTRLLISHLSGIRHYEKDMKKVKEEKAYKALKMMKGMMESDQEKELKEKGGKSNEKNDFAKAKVEQDNETKGRNSKPCKKKNDFEQGELYLKEKFENSIESLRLFKNDPLFFKPGSQFLYSTFGYTLLAAIVERASGYKYLDYMQKIFHDLDMLTTVQEENEPVIYNRARFYVYNKKKRLVNTPYVDNSYKWAGGGFLSTVGDLLKFGNAMLYGYQVGLFKNANENLLPGYLKPETMLMIWTPVPNTEMSWDKEGKYAMAWGVVEKKQTYGSCRKQRHYASHTGGAVGASSVLLVLPEELDAEALNNKVPPRGIVVSIICNMQSVGLNSTALKIALEFDKDRSDIP; encoded by the exons ATGTACCGGCTTCTGTCAGCCGTGATGGCCAGAGCCGCGACCACCGGGGGCTGCGCCTGGGGCTGTGGGCGGCGTGCGGCTCATCAGCGCGCCGGGCTGCCGCCACTCGGCCCCGGGTGGGTCGGGGGCCTCggactggggctggggctggcacTTGGGGTTAAGCTGGCCGGCGGGCTGAGGGGCGCATCCCCCGCGCCACCTGCCGCGGCCCCCGACCCTGAGGCGCTGCCTCAGGCCGAGCCGCTGCAGGCACAGGAACAGCCCCTCGCCCCGTGGTCTCCGCAGACCCCGGCGCCGCCGCACGCCAGGCACTTCGCCAGAGCCATCGACAGCAGCCGCGACCTCCTGCACAGGATCAAG GATGAGGTGGGCGCACCGGGCATCGTAGTTGGAGTCTCTGTAGATGGAAAAGAAGTCTGGTCAGAAG GTTTAGGTTATGCTGACGTTGAGAACCGTGTACCATGCAAGCCAGAGACAGTTATGAGAATTGCCAGTATCAGCAAAAGCCTCACTATGGTTGCTATTGCCAAACTGTGGGAAGCAGGGAAACTGGATCTTGATATTCCAGTACAACATTATGTTCCTGAATTCccagaaaaagaatatgaaggtGAAAAG GTGTCTGTCACAACAAGATTATTGATTTCCCATTTAAGTGGAATTCGTCATTATGAAAAGGACATgaaaaaggtgaaagaagagaaagctTATAAAGCCTTAAAGATGATGAAAGGGATGATGGAATCTGACCAAGaaaaagagttaaaagaaaaaggaggcaAAAGTAACGAAAAGAATGACTTTGCGAAAGCTAAGGTAGAGCAAGATAATGAAACCAAAGGCCGAAATTCAAAACCTTGcaagaaaaagaatgattttGAACAAGGTGaattatatttgaaagaaaaatttgaaaattcaatTGAATCtctaagattatttaaaaatgaccCTTTGTTCTTCAAACCTG GTAGTCAGTTTTTGTATTCAACTTTTGGCTATACCCTACTGGCAGCCATAGTAGAAAGAGCTTCAGGATATAAATATTTGGACTATATGCAGAAAATATTCCATGACTTGGATATGCTGACAACTGTGCAGGAGGAAAATGAGCCAGTGATTTACAATAGAGCAAG attttatgtttacaataaaaagaaacgCCTTGTCAACACACCTTACGTGGATAACTCCTATAAATGGGCTGGTGGTGGATTTCTGTCTACAGTGGGTGACCTTCTGAAATTTGGGAATGCGATGCTGTATGGTTACCAAGTCGGGCTGTTTAAGAACGCAAATGAAAATCTTTTACCTGGATATCTTAAACCGGAAACAATGCTGATGATTTGGACACCAGTCCCTAACACAGAGATGTCTTGGGATAAAGAGGGTAAATATGCAATGGCCTGGGGCGTGGTGGAAAAGAAGCAGACATACGGTTCTTGCAGGAAGCAGCGGCATTATGCCTCACACACTGGAGGTGCAGTGGGTGCCAGTAGTGTCCTGCTGGTCCTTCCTGAAGAACTGGATGCAGAAGCGCTAAATAACAAGGTCCCCCCAAGAGGAATAGTTGTTTCTATCATATGTAACATGCAGTCTGTTGGCCTCAACAGCACTGCTTTAAAGATTGCTCTGGAATTTGATAAAGACAGATCAGACATACCTTAA
- the LACTB gene encoding serine beta-lactamase-like protein LACTB, mitochondrial isoform X2 produces MYRLLSAVMARAATTGGCAWGCGRRAAHQRAGLPPLGPGWVGGLGLGLGLALGVKLAGGLRGASPAPPAAAPDPEALPQAEPLQAQEQPLAPWSPQTPAPPHARHFARAIDSSRDLLHRIKDEVGAPGIVVGVSVDGKEVWSEGLGYADVENRVPCKPETVMRIASISKSLTMVAIAKLWEAGKLDLDIPVQHYVPEFPEKEYEGEKVSVTTRLLISHLSGIRHYEKDMKKVKEEKAYKALKMMKGMMESDQEKELKEKGGKSNEKNDFAKAKVEQDNETKGRNSKPCKKKNDFEQGELYLKEKFENSIESLRLFKNDPLFFKPVSFCIQLLAIPYWQP; encoded by the exons ATGTACCGGCTTCTGTCAGCCGTGATGGCCAGAGCCGCGACCACCGGGGGCTGCGCCTGGGGCTGTGGGCGGCGTGCGGCTCATCAGCGCGCCGGGCTGCCGCCACTCGGCCCCGGGTGGGTCGGGGGCCTCggactggggctggggctggcacTTGGGGTTAAGCTGGCCGGCGGGCTGAGGGGCGCATCCCCCGCGCCACCTGCCGCGGCCCCCGACCCTGAGGCGCTGCCTCAGGCCGAGCCGCTGCAGGCACAGGAACAGCCCCTCGCCCCGTGGTCTCCGCAGACCCCGGCGCCGCCGCACGCCAGGCACTTCGCCAGAGCCATCGACAGCAGCCGCGACCTCCTGCACAGGATCAAG GATGAGGTGGGCGCACCGGGCATCGTAGTTGGAGTCTCTGTAGATGGAAAAGAAGTCTGGTCAGAAG GTTTAGGTTATGCTGACGTTGAGAACCGTGTACCATGCAAGCCAGAGACAGTTATGAGAATTGCCAGTATCAGCAAAAGCCTCACTATGGTTGCTATTGCCAAACTGTGGGAAGCAGGGAAACTGGATCTTGATATTCCAGTACAACATTATGTTCCTGAATTCccagaaaaagaatatgaaggtGAAAAG GTGTCTGTCACAACAAGATTATTGATTTCCCATTTAAGTGGAATTCGTCATTATGAAAAGGACATgaaaaaggtgaaagaagagaaagctTATAAAGCCTTAAAGATGATGAAAGGGATGATGGAATCTGACCAAGaaaaagagttaaaagaaaaaggaggcaAAAGTAACGAAAAGAATGACTTTGCGAAAGCTAAGGTAGAGCAAGATAATGAAACCAAAGGCCGAAATTCAAAACCTTGcaagaaaaagaatgattttGAACAAGGTGaattatatttgaaagaaaaatttgaaaattcaatTGAATCtctaagattatttaaaaatgaccCTTTGTTCTTCAAACCTG TCAGTTTTTGTATTCAACTTTTGGCTATACCCTACTGGCAGCCATAG